The Rhododendron vialii isolate Sample 1 chromosome 3a, ASM3025357v1 nucleotide sequence aggaatgcttgggcaacaagcatacgcaaatctataaatatgaggtgaacctaaaggcaaaaggtacgcaatacattgcattattcgatattttcctactgataattagggtttctttagtacgtgatactaactttgccatcggagggcctttgccacgagaggcaaaggtgcactcaccccctgtctattttgcagattagggttccaatgacgaattagggttccggtgaaaaggcatgaataagccgttgcaatccaaggtgatccgaagcatcaattgttttcatccccctacaggtTCGTCATTTTCTCTCCctatacttctctctctctctctctctctctctctctctctcgttctcccccccccccggcGTTCTCCCCCTTCTTCTACGTAAGCCAACACCAATCCTCCACCACCAGCACACCAAGTCACCCCAACCACCAGTCGCTCCATCACCGCTAAACCACCACCAAACCCGCCATCACCGCCTCCTTTGTACCAGGCAACACCACCTCCTTCAATTTTTTGCTGACATGGTCGATACAcattctcaaaaaatttagataattTCAGGTTCTGAAACCTAAAAATGTTtgtaaaatttggattttaATACTTGAAAATCGAAGAAATATTTGGATTTTGATATCTGAATGGTTTTAGAAACAAATTCATACTTTAAAATTCGAAAATATATATCactttcaagttttaaaatctAAACCCTTTATAACGCGTCTTGAAGATGCgtcatgggtttttttttccagaatgCGTCATGCTCCATAAAACGCATTTCGTGAATGCATGATTGGCATCACGCTCTTGGGTAATGTGTGATGGACTACTTTTATAAAGTGAACTCATCGTCGTCGTTGTCGTCTTCTGGTTCGTCATCATCGAGGGGAACATCATGAACTTTGTAAATGCATCGATAGTAATCGTGGGAGAAGATTTTACTTTGCACGGGTTGGTGATGGCAATTTTTTCGGATCTTCATTTGGGGTTTGGTGGTGGGGCGTAGGTGGGTTTTGGTGGCTATGGTGGAAACGTAGGAGGGATGATGGAACCGGTGGTGGTGTGGATGTAGTTATATATagtaattttaagggtatttttgttcatttttaagggcatttttatccaaatatgaTTTATTTAAAAACAAGCTAGATACGGTAAACGGGGTGGATCCGTAGACAACCAAACGAACACCTCATCTCAGCCCTCCATTTTAAGGGTTGAGATTAAATCCCAACCCATCCTTAAAACAAATTACATGCTCCCTCTTCTCCTCCCATCTCTCACATCTGCTGAAAGACCACCATCCCAGCAACCCCTCCACCTCCCTCCATTCCGACCGACGAGCTCAGCCCTCGCCGCCGacaaccctctctctccaccgatGACCCACCACCACACTACGGCAGACTCACCTGCCAATTTGCATTCAAATCAGGACgcaccaaggtctctctctctctctgatatgATGAATGGGCCAAATTAAATGACCTATAACTATCTATTTACCGTTTCCATAAATTGCATGCATCTTCCTTCAAATGTGGAAGACGACCCACCACCACGTTGCCGCAGACCCAACTGCCAACTAACTGGCTATATATGAACAAGGGCCCAACTTTTTCCTTTACAGCTGCATCTTTCGAACTGGGCCAAGCTGGATTTTTGGGCCCATGGGTGGACCCGTACTGTAGCatttttagggtaccctagagtttaggtttaggcattttcataggggTTTTAaggtgcacttttctattatagtgTTTTAGCGAAttatgcactttcatagggtacacTGGCGACGCTACAGCAAAATTAATGGGGTCGGATGACCCCATGGGGAGAAATTAAAATGCTACTGTAATTATGCTATAAATCTCTATTAAATTAATGAAGATTGAACCCATTAAAGATTGTTTATGACCCCACTAGTATCAAACGACAAAGTATTAAACAATTCATTTGTTAAAACAATACACTACTGCACCTCGATAACTCAGTGTATTCGTGCTAGTTTATGCATACATCGACTATTTTCTAGAGACTTAATTTCACCGTTCATTGACACATAGCCCGTTTAAAATTAGGGCAATGCCCTGTATAGACAAACTCATAAGAGTTGATGATACATGAGAGGTATCGAACGTGAGACTTTAAAAGAAACAATACACatcttaattactttacaaagaagcaaaaaagtATCATCTGCCTTGTAACTATTTGGGTGCAGATAATTTGTGTAATGGATCCAATTGGGtactttttttaatgttttcctAGTTTTCATTTGCTTAGCACTACTTGGAGATATAATTTTGTGAATTTGACTTGCCAAACTACTGCACAATAGCATATggatctcttttctttttcttgcaggCAACTGAAGGGTGAACAATGGAGTTAGTGGGTTTAGATGATGTTGAAGTAGATGATACCGAGACTATAGATAATCTTGTGGAAGGTTTAGCAACACCGACAATTGGGATGTATTTTGAGACAATTGAAGAAGCATGGAAATACTATGAACGTTATGGTcaagaaaatgggttttggattcGTACTTGGGCTTTAGCCAAAGGACGAAACCGGTCGAATGAAGTCACTAAGGTGCTATTAGTTTGCGGAAAAGAAGGAAAGTATGTTTCGAGAAATCAATAGGAGGGTATCGTGGAGGTGAATGATGAGACAGTCGGAGAAGAGAAAGTGATATCAaagaaaagagttaaaagttGTTCAATTGTTAAATGTAGATGCGAGGCTCATATGCAGATTATGCTTGACAAATGGAATTACAAATGGAAAGTAACAGGTTTCGATGAACGTCACAACCACCAACTAGTAACTCCATctaagaggatgaaaatgaAGTCAAATCGAAACATGCCCAATGCAGTTTTGAATTTGACTGAGGTATTTCATAGAGAAAATATCGGAGTTTCGAAAGTTCCTTCAATTTTTGGTGGGGAGTACATTGGCTTTGATAATAAAGACTGCTACAATCACTTGAGGAATGTGAGGCATAGAGACCTAGATTGTGGGGATGCACAATCAGTTCTTGACTACTTTAAGAACTAACAAGCACAGAATCCACAAATTTTTTATGCGATTCAATGTGATGAAAGTGGGAGGGCAGTTAATTATTTTTGGGTGGATTCTCGATCTCGCATGGCGTACCATTATTTTGGAGATGTGGTCACATTTGACACAACATATCGAACAAATAAGTATGATACGCCTTTCGCACCATTTACGGGAGTAAACCATCATATGCAGTCGATACAGTTTGGATGTGCACTTTTACAAGACGAGACAAATATGACGTTTGAATGGTTGTTTCGGACATGGCTTGACACTATGGGAGGACGTCCTCCAACTTCTATCATCACTGACCAAGACTTGGGAATGAAAGGAGCTACTGCCATAGTCTTTCCCAACACCCGTCATCATCTTTGTCTATGGCATATTTTAgaagaaatttgttgaaaagTTGTCACAAGTGTACTACAAGAGATCGAAATTCAAGAAGGAtatgaaaaaaatgtattaaggAGACATACAAGAAAGAGGACTTTGAAGGGAGAAAGATGTTATTGATGAAGGAAAACGAGTTAGAAAGCAACAAATGGCTTCAAGGGTTGTTTGATATTCGTGAATCATGGGTACCCGTTTATAATCGTGGTACATTCTTTGCCGGTATGAATACTACCGAACGTAGTGAGGGTATCAACTCATTTTTTGATGGTTTTGTAACTCACACGTCAAATCTCAAAGAATTTGTGGTGATGTATGAGAAAGCCTTAAATAGGAttgtgaaaagggaaaatgatgaagattttgaGTCCAAACATAAGTTTCGGATTGTTAATGATCATGAATTTTTGTTGAAGCATGTGGGAAAAATGTATACTAGAAATGTCTTCAACAAGTTCAAGGAATCATGGAGTAAAGTCTTTTACTACAAAGttgaaaatgtgagaaatggcAATGGTTTTCAATATTTCGTAGTGAAGTCAAAAGATGATGAACTTGAAAAGTTTGAGGTGACATTGGATTCGCAAACCTATGAGGGTAAGTGTGAATGCCAACAGTTTGAGTTTGTTGGGATATTGTGTGTGCATATTTTGAAAGTATTTGTCCGACTAGACATTGATGAAATACCAGAACATTTTATTCTTCCACAATGGAAGCAAAAGGCCAACAAATTTAGGATAATTGATTCCCAAGGATTGGTGCATGACGACGGCAAAGAAGAATCTGAGGCGTTAAGACTGAGCCATATGTGTCAAGAAGCTACGAAATTGGCTTGTTTGGCCGCCCCATCAAATGAGGCAtacacaatttttattgaaggtATGAATGATTTATTTGAGAAGATCCAAAAAGTTTCTAAGGTGTCTCCAATTGAAATTTGTGTTGGCAAAGATAACGAGAAATCTATCAAGCCGTCGCGGGCTAAGATATTGCTTTTGGATCCGAACATCTCACAATGCAAGGGTAGGAAAAAGGATGTCAAGGGCAAAGCTGCTACTACATAGTCCGAAAGATTGAAAAGCAGTATTGAGATGTCAttaaataagaagaaaagaaagtgtcACATGTGCTTTCAATTTGGACATGATAAGAGTATTTGTCCTTCGAATCCAAtgtgtaaaactaacaaaggtAACTCAATTACTAATTCTATTTTTCTTATTGACATAGATGTTCTTATTTactaatcttattttttttaattgtcaatTTTATTCAATAGACTTGGAAGAGGAAGCGGAAGGCTCAGATAGTGACCAAAAGGAAGGCTCAGATTGCTCTGAATGATCTCAGAGTATTTTGGCATGTTGGCTTTGTTTCGTAATATAATGTAGTTATTGTGCTTTCAATTTGGAATTAAATGTAATGGGATGGACCAGTTTTTATGTTAACCGTAAGAAAGTTTATTTTATGGATCAGTTTTTGGGATGGAATGGAATGTAAAAAAGTTATTCTCATGGATCAGTTTCAATGTTGGTATTGAATGTAAGaaagttctttttttggatggaattgaTTAGTGTATGAAACTTCTTTTTATGCCCTGAGCACCAGCCTTGCTCCGAATGATCTTGAGTTTCAATGTTGGTAACACTTGCTTCATTAGGTGTTAGAAAATTGAGTTTTAGGAGTGCTAAAATTGAGTTTTTGGAATGTCGGTGTCCATGTCGTGAGAGGAAGCGGAAGGCTCAGATAGTGACCAAAAGGAAGGCTCAGATTGCTCTGAATGATCTCAGAGTATTTTGGCATGTTGGCTTTGTTTCGTAATATAATGTAGTTATTGTGCTTTCAATTTGGAATTAAATGTAATGGGATGGACCAGTTTTTATGTTAACCGTAAGAAAGTTTATTTTATGGATCAGTTTTTGGGATGGAATGGAATGTAAAAAAGTTATTCTCATGGATCAGTTTCAATGTTGGTATTGAATGTAAGaaagttctttttttggatggaattgaTTAGTGTATGAAACTTCTTTTTATGCCCTGAGCACCAGCCTTGCTCCGAATGATCTTGAGTTTCAATGTTGGTAACACTTGCTTCATTAGGTGTTAGAAAATTGAGTTTTAGGAGTGCTAAAATTGAGTTTTTGGAATGTCGGTGTCCATGTCGTGTCCGTTCACAAAggtaggttttgaaaaaaattcggCAAAGTCTCCCCTATTTTTGGTCCTAACCCGACGTCTCGCGTCTCAACCagtacaacaataacaacaggCACCACATCAAGTTATGCACAAGCCCACGATAGGCATTTCTCATTCTAAATCACCATTTACAAGCCACATTCACAACAACTAAATAATGGAAAAGTGAATAGAATAGAATTCATAGGCATATTAGACAAGTGAAGGATATTTACAAACGAGTaaaagtgtaacgccccgaaaattcggagacataaaaaaaataatgaaaagattatttccacaaaagaaattcataacTTTATTGCGTCATCATTTTAAAAGCAAATGTCATTATTTTACAACCATTTTGAATAAATCAAAAcattacaatttccaaataaacttagaagcttccaaaataaaatcgacttaaattaatcaaaGCGACTATGTGCACgaaaaccaaggttttcagcttcttcctcattaGGGTTGAACTTGATCGAATCGTACGAACACTTCTGTTCCGTCTTCGGTActtggcgttcgagttaccagggcaacatagtaccatgagcgatgacgctcagtagccaaaacctacccgaacccataacttacaagcaataggaAATACAATTGAAATGCATTAAATAACATAAGAagagaacaattaatcattTCATTACTATTCTTCACCCTAtgtgaaatctcggatcttatccacagatccgttcctacccataacctctggtacaaacactggtgtggtccgactccccttttccggatccggatgaaagatacctaagttatatacctggtatcccatccgcgaccataagttcggataaaacttcaccgaatgcgcacgcgagcacattcgagcccgggttgtgacacaagcacaatatcTCCCTTATGACCCatcccaacatccgagagctgatcaccaccatgccgtagcCACTAGccagggttcgtaaatccatgctttcaacagatcaccaccaatcaacctccaacaaTTCAATCCCCGGATTCCTTGTTCGGAATCCCAATCACAGTCTCtcactttattcaatttttcgtTAACCATATTTCAACATTCAATATGTTAAATCTGCACATTGCAAccaaccccgggaacctatttgtcaaATCTAACAGTACAACAACATTTCACACagttcaatatttttcaaaacatgcTCACGGGTTATAATAGCAATTAAATTTGCgataataataaatcatgcgATAAGGCTAAACACGCGGATAATATATCATACGTTAAATTTAATCATGCGATTCAATAATCCAACTAAACATATCAACATGCTAAAACTATTTAACTATGCGATAACACTAATCATGCAATTAAAACAATTTaagttattccttttattttctcttttctctttttttttgtgaaactaAAGTCTACGTTTTACTCTTAATCACCTCGGGACTTATAATCTTAGCCTTTAATACTCAAGGGTTAGATTTATGAGCTAATCTAACTTGAGGGACTAAACTGCAAATATTctaagaatttttttcaaaaccagAGGCTACCATTTTTGGGAAGGGCGCCGCTATttgcagccctctatttactcccgtagcccactatatttcggtaaatgattgttgaaaatcataaataacatttcggtaaattgctgttgaaaacaagattatatttcggtaactacatgtcgaaaatatgttcaactgtcggtaaacaactgccgaacatgcattttcggtaaacatctgttgaaaaagatattatatttcggtaattggactctgaaaatatatctcaatttcggtaactaactgtcgagtataattgaaaatttttaacgagctatgggagtaaatagagggctgcgaatagcaccGCCCTTTGGGAAAAACAGTGGGTTTCGGCCGGTGGCATCGAAATCGGAAACTAATTAACCTCTGGGCTTAATATTAACTTTCACTACTCAAGAGTTAGATTTATAAACTCTTAAATCACGAGGGGCTAAACTGTAATTtatccaaaaatttcaaaagaacagAAGCATAAAACAGTCGGTCAAAAACAGGGGAGCTGATTCCCGCCGACATCGTTGGGTGCGAATACAATCATACTGttcacaaaaattaataaagacacaacatatacttagggaggtgagttccgaACTACCTCTCGTCCAGCGAAACAGGGTTTCGGAAAGGTTTTGGTGGAAGTCGGAGCGGCGTGGAGCCCGCCTGGTGGTGACCCGGTGGTGGTGGCTCGGGACTGATTTTCAAGGCTGCGTTCAGAGCTGTTTTGGAGCCGGGTCGAGACTTGGTTCGGTGCGTGTTTGAACTGGTTTTGGAGCTGATTCGGAAACGAAAATGAGCAGGTTTACCAAGCTGTTCGGACAGGAACATGAcggcttttggagctgaaatGCAGCAGGTTTTTGGACTGGAATGCAGCTGATTTTTGGGGCTGAAGGGAGCTGTGTTCGTGTTGATTTTAGAGCTCAAATCTTCCGGCCGTGGGTGGTCCAATGGAAATGGTGATATGGAGGTGGTAGAAGAAAAAtggagaactctctctctctctctctctctgccgaatAAATGGAGAatgaggaaaagaaaatggtcAGGTGATGGGTTTGAAGAAACAAATAGGAGGTGGAGTGTGGGAATTGTTTGGTGGTGGAGTAAAGTAAAGGATTTGAGGAGTGATGCCTCACTCTCTCCCCTCTTGTCCTTCTGCCGAGAGGGAAGTGGGAAAAAGGGATATcataaaatgggttttggacttTGCATGGGGGAGAAAAACCCATGGGCAATATAGTGTTGTCTCATTGGGATTGAATCAAGGAGGAATTTATGGGATTATGTCCCTTCATTTGccgaaataaaaataaatgggGAAATGTTGGGTTTGGTCCGGGataacacacgcacacactagTAAAAtgaaaatcctattggtaccgatggtaccgtagggaaaatgcaccaacggccaccggacggccgatccaagccgtccaaaaattttaaaaaacaaaaccgagtgggcctacgcgagaatcaatggcatccgaggtgtgtagggtacttgatccaagcacccctttttcatgtatatacacgtatatacatatatagacgaaaaaggggtgatcggatcaagtaccctacacacctcggatgccattgattctcacgTTAGCCCattcggttttgttttttaaaatttttggacggctcggatcggccgtctggtggccgaagacagccgtccgatggccgtcggtgcattttctctacggtaccatcggtaccaatagcagtactccTAGTAAAATCACTCGTCGGACACACACGCATATAATCGATtacgaaataaaatttggtgtgacgttgaaatttttttttttttcacattaaataaactaatgagcaaaataatatttttgttttaatgattattattatttattaaaaaaaataccgggtctctacaatctatcctccttaaaacaatttcgtcctcgaaattaagaCATAGCTTCGATTTGAAACAGCTGAGGATAGTTGGCCTTCATTGTGTCCTCACGATCCCAAGTTGATTCCTCTAGTCCTCGGTGCCTGCGTAAGACTCTGACTAGTTTGATTGTTCGCCCTCGGGTAACCTTTTCTCCACGATTTTGAATTTCCATTGGCTGCTCTTCAAAAGTAGTATTCTCATCCAGTACTGCGACTTTCTCCCAATTGAGCACGTGGGTGGGATGGGCCATGTATTTCCGTAACATAGAAACGTGGAAGACTTCGTGATCTTTGGCGATCTGCAGTGTTAAGGCTTGGCAATAGGCTACTTCTCCAATTCGCTCCAAGATCTCGAACTGACCAATGTGGTGAGGCGATAACTTATCTTTCTTGCCAAATCGGATGATTCCTCGACGCGGCTTGATTTTCAAGAACACATGATTTCCCGCATTGAAGGTTAATGGTCTTGTTCTCTTGTTAGCTTAACTCTTTTGTCTGTTCTGCGCGGTCAAAAGTCTCTCTCTGCCTTCTCAGTAGTCTCTCAGGCTAGTTTAGGTCCAAATAGAGCATCCTCTCTAACCTCGGTCCAACAGATGGGCGGTCGGCATGGTCGTCTGTACAGTGCTTCATAAGGGGCCATCCTAATGCTAGTTTGTTAATTGTTGTTATAGGTGAACTCCACCAGAGGTAGGTGTCTCTCGCACTTCCTTTGAAATCCAACATGCAAGCTCGAAGCATGTCCTCTAGGGTTTGAATCGTCCTCTCAAATTGTTCATCAGTTTGAGAGTGAAAAGCTGTGCTCAGGCGGATATCTattcccaatgctttctgcagGCTTCCCCAAAAGTTTGAGGTGAAACAGGGGTGTCGATCAGAAACTCTAGATGCCGGCACTCCGTGCAATCGAATAATCTCGTTGATGTAGAGTTTGCTATAAGATTCCCTACCTCTTAGATGGTGGATGATACTTTTCTCCAAAATGGATGAGAAGATTACAAAAATGTTCAAAAGGTTTCAACATGAGCCAAATATCCAAAGGTCATAGCACCAAATAGAAAGTACGAATAGTTCCTCTTCCGCGAATTGAGGTTCAATTAGGTTTGAGTTGGAGTTGGAACATGAGGACAATGAGGATTAAGTTAACCAAAGTAGCTCAATGATTTGGAATTGAAAAGTTCCATCATTGCAATTAATAGTGTTGATTAAAGATTTAACAAGCGAGTGAAACAAACAAGTACTTGGGCTTCAAAACATTACAATGGAATAAATAAAGCGGGTTCTCTTAAGAAATATAGATCTACCGCAATAAGTTCTGAAGGATTACCAGGTCCAACGATGAAACCgaactagatatttattttgcaccACATTGGCCAAATGCGTTTCCAAAACAAGCATCTAACTCTAGTTattcaaaagaaaggaaaaataatggGCACGAGTGAAGAGTAAACAATGACTTTCGAATCCAAAAATAGACAAAGTCACTAATAGAACGATGATTGGATCTTACTAGCTCAAGGCATGATATAAAGCTCAAGGAAAGTGAAGCATAGTAATAATATGTTCGTCCAAGGATTTGACAACTCCAACATTGAAAATTGAACTACTTTTACGGAATTAGAGTTTTGTAAGGTCGGACACATGTCTTGTTGTgatatcaaaagaattgaaGGTTGTGGATAACTGATAGTGCgttggtaaaaaaataaaaataaacgaGGATTGCTCCAAACATGCAGTAGTCAATGGATCAGAAAGGTCATACTCATAATTGAGTAAATTGCTGacttcaaatcaaattaagaaAGGTTGGAACAAAATGATCTTTAGGAATACCCAACTCACAAAAAAAATGTCACGAGAGTTAGGTGCTTGGAATAGACAAGGAGTTCAACAATTAGAGCTTTAGCTTTAGCTTTAGTTGAAGTTGTAGCTCTAACAATGGAGAGTCATAATGACGGTGATTTTAAGAAGAGCCAAGAGAGATTGAAGGTAGCGGAAAGTTAGGATACAATCGATTGAATAAGAATGGGGACTTAGATGAATAATTGTCAATAgttcgtctatcccccttaaaaaaaaatagaacctcATTGCAAGAGAATGGTTGTTGCTTTCTCAAATATTCACGACCTTGAGCTCTTCATGATCTGTTTGAACTATGATGGTGCCTTCATCGGATGTAGTTTGCATAGTATATAGCTAGGTGATGATTTCGAATCTCTGACAACATCATGATTTTATTCGTTGATCTATCTACTTTCTCGAGGGGACTACGATGCTTGAGGTTGGGGTGTCGAAATAATCAATGTGGCAATCGCTTGTAGAACTTGCATGACCTCCATGTTACTCAGTATTACATTGGGCTTCGTGTTGAGTTGACCTCGAGATTGGCGTAAACATGTTGATAGTGTGGGCGGCGTCGGCAGTAATGTTCATGTGAAGTTAGGGTTAGGGATTTCTAATTATGGCTGGCAAGAATtttgaaattacaaaaataaaacaacttttgaaaagttccttttttttttttaaacataaaatgaacaaaaactatTGAAAGTACCTATGCATAGAGTACCACATGGGCCAGACACGCATGCTTACTATAATTAGCCCTAACTGCTAGTCATATGTGCAAGACTTAAATTTTCTCATGGTACATTCACACAATGACCCTACCTTTTCCAACCTATCTCTGATCATAGTCTCGATGAAAAAGGAAAACCCTTTTTCAGCTGGTATTCAATCTCCTAGACAGCGTCTTCTTTGGCCTCAGTCTCTTCCTCCCAACATTGTCAAGGTCTATCGTCTCATCTTCGAactagaatttttttattttttttttgacttcgTTGATCGACTCTATATCTACAATAGGAGCGagttcttctatttttttcttggaGTCGTTGACTTCAGTACTTTAACGGAGTTGCTTCGGGCGACAAGACATATTTATATGCTActcttataataaaataaactatTGTACAGTAGCTAAGACAATAGGTAGATTAAGCGCATAACTACCCCGGACA carries:
- the LOC131321164 gene encoding protein FAR1-RELATED SEQUENCE 9-like; translated protein: MLLMKENELESNKWLQGLFDIRESWVPVYNRGTFFAGMNTTERSEGINSFFDGFVTHTSNLKEFVVMYEKALNRIVKRENDEDFESKHKFRIVNDHEFLLKHVGKMYTRNVFNKFKESWSKVFYYKVENVRNGNGFQYFVVKSKDDELEKFEVTLDSQTYEGKCECQQFEFVGILCVHILKVFVRLDIDEIPEHFILPQWKQKANKFRIIDSQGLVHDDGKEESEALRLSHMCQEATKLACLAAPSNEAYTIFIEGMNDLFEKIQKVSKVSPIEICVGKDNEKSIKPSRAKILLLDPNISQCKGRKKDVKGKAATT